The bacterium DNA window GCACAGGAGGACGAAGTCCTCTGTGCAGCTATGCTGCATAAGAGATGAGGGAGGGCCCCTCGAAACCGCTCTACAGGGGGAGGTTTCAAACCACCGTAAGCTGCAACAGTTAAGAGCTGTCGTGATGAGGGTTACGGAAAAGGCAGAGCAAGACTTTGTCAGGTAGGAATTTAGGAGATGAACGCAAGTGAACCCCTGCTGAAGTTTCGAAAGCGTAGGGATGATGTCAAAACCGGGGGGTAGTCGTTACTCCGGGATAAATCTAGCAGATACCTGTTTACTGGCTAGATGGCATCCGGCATGAAGGTGGCATGAACTAAATTCAGGCTCTTATATGGAACGTGGGAACCGGTCGCTCCGATGCCAAGGGAGAAACACAAGTGGAAGCCCCACCAGTGCCAGAGTACCGATGCGGTGCACAGGGACGGAGCGACCTGTAGTAGTGATGAAGATTCTGTAATGGGATTGGAGCGAAGGGGAAGCATTGTTCAGCTTGAACTAAAGAAAACAACCGGAAACGGGAGGATTGGATTGAAACAAGCAAAGCCATTTTGTATTACTAAACGCCAAGTTTGGGAGGCGTATAAAAGGGTCAAGGCCAATAAACGAGCTGCCGGAGTGGAGGGTCAGACGATCGAAAAGTTTGCAGAGAATTTGCAAGATAATCTCTACAAGCTCTGGAATCGTCTCACCTCAGGCAGTTACTTTCCACAACCGGTGCTACGGGTAGAGATACCGAAAAGCGGCGGTGGAATAAGGCCTTTGGGCATTCCCACAGTGGCTGACCGAATTGCTCAAATGCTAGTCAAAACGCATCTGGAGCCGGAATTGGAAAAACATTTCCATCCGGATGCCTATGGCTATCGACCGGGTAAATCGGCACTGGATGCGGTGGGGATGGCGCGACAACGCTGCTGGAAAAACGACTGGGTACTCGATCTCGATATCAAAGGTTTCTTCGATAATATCGATCATGAGCTGATGATGCGAGCAGTACGTGCACATACGGAAGAGAAATGGGTTCTTTTGTACATTGAACGGTGGCTTAAAGCTCCGATTGCAATGCCTGATGTGACCTGTAAACAGCCGCAGAAAGGGACGCCACAAGGTGGCGTTGCCAGTCCTTTGCTGGCGAATATCTTT harbors:
- the ltrA gene encoding group II intron reverse transcriptase/maturase, with amino-acid sequence MPREKHKWKPHQCQSTDAVHRDGATCSSDEDSVMGLERRGSIVQLELKKTTGNGRIGLKQAKPFCITKRQVWEAYKRVKANKRAAGVEGQTIEKFAENLQDNLYKLWNRLTSGSYFPQPVLRVEIPKSGGGIRPLGIPTVADRIAQMLVKTHLEPELEKHFHPDAYGYRPGKSALDAVGMARQRCWKNDWVLDLDIKGFFDNIDHELMMRAVRAHTEEKWVLLYIERWLKAPIAMPDVTCKQPQKGTPQGGVASPLLANIFLHYAFDEWMKREYAGIPFERYADDAVCHGKSEAQAEPLKQALHERLKEVGLELHPEKTKIVYCQDDDRQGEYPNTVFDFLGYTFRPRRSKNRWGKYIINFSPAISNKAAKAIRRASRGWSWPKRSDKSLEDLARMFNPIIQGWINYFSRYYKSALYPILKCLERRLVIWAMRKYKRLRHHKRRAAQWLNRIARKQPNLFAHWRMLYAMAGRWEPDERRRSRPVL